Proteins found in one Etheostoma spectabile isolate EspeVRDwgs_2016 chromosome 14, UIUC_Espe_1.0, whole genome shotgun sequence genomic segment:
- the c19h1orf216 gene encoding uncharacterized protein c19h1orf216 isoform X2 — MGEAQSRSMMLHHQDQPLNSAYGGKVGSNNGSSSSLRNRKCDKDGNFNFLPGKDNEAFMGNGGGDENQNQVRPRNLGPLGRDPPNSSSSSGYHHNSGVLSPRSRMPCWSPLEPLPEIENGDDGYGRVPPDGAEEGRMQEEDRRVMMSQNEEKQREKRELQKRKSSLGFRGMEKEEDKAELEDDDEWGDSDSEDEFSCRSGGSMSSFNMDSGGEGMLMGGWDRIGVGEPKSSHQENDPTRNGNREPTGKHKSFSHKSLTGSNLGNVLEEGAEEQDENDQSSDSDGEMPELMDAVWTLRDRERFKAQEMEKHQVQLTMYRRLALIRWVRTLQSRIQEQQNRLQSSFDVILTQRKELLRMGAAAAVANAAPPTAVSQS; from the exons ATGGG TGAGGCTCAGTCAAGGTCAATGATGCTTCACCATCAGGACCAACCTCTGAACTCGGCCTATGGAGGCAAGGTAGGCTCCAACAATggctcctcctcctcgctgAGAAACAGGAAGTGTGACAAAGATGGCAACTTCAACTTCCTGCCAGGCAAAGATAACGAGGCCTTCATGGGCAACGGAGGAGGAGACGAGAACCAAAACCAGGTGCGCCCCCGCAACTTGGGCCCGCTGGGTCGCGACCCTCCTAactcctcctcatcttctggGTATCACCACAACTCAGGGGTCCTGTCACCGCGCTCCCGCATGCCCTGCTGGAGCCCCCTGGAGCCTCTGCCCGAAATTGAGAACGGGGATGACGGTTACGGCCGAGTGCCTCCCGATGGAGCGGAGGAAGGTAGGATGCAGGAAGAGGACAGAAGGGTGATGATGAGCCAGAATgaggagaagcagagagagaaaagggagctGCAAAAGAGGAAAAGCAGCTTGGGTTTCAGAGGaatggagaaagaggaagacaagGCGGAGCTGGAAGACGATGATGAATGGGGAGACAGCGACTCTGAGGATGAGTTCAGCTGCCGCTCCGGCGGCAGCATGTCCTCCTTCAACATGGACAGTGGAGGCGAAGGGATGCTCATGGGAGGCTGGGACCGGATTGGAGTCGGGGAACCAAAATCCAGCCACCAGGAAAATGACCCAACCAGAAACGGCAATAGAGAACCGACTGGGAAACACAAAAGCTTCAGTCACAAGTCGCTGACAGGAAGCAACCTGGGAAATGTTCTTGAGGAAGGAGCAGAAGAGCAAGACGAAAACGACCAGTCTTCAGACTCGGACGGCGAGATGCCAGAGCTGATGGATGCGGTGTGGACGCTGCGAGACCGCGAGCGCTTCAAGGCCCAGGAGATGGAGAAGCACCAGGTGCAGCTGACCATGTACCGCCGCCTGGCACTGATCCGCTGGGTCCGCACCCTGCAGAGCCGCATCCAGGAGCAGCAGAACCGCCTGCAGTCTAGCTTTGACGTCATCCTCACACAGAGGAAGGAGCTGCTGCGCATGGGCGCCGCTGCTGCCGTGGCCAACGCCGCGCCCCCTACTGCTGTCAGCCAGTcatga
- the psmb2 gene encoding proteasome subunit beta type-2, with translation MEYLIGIQGPDFVLVAADNVAASSIIQMKHDYDKMFKLSEKILLLCVGEAGDTAQFAEYIQKNVQLYKMRNGYELSPSAAANFTRKNLADYLRSRTPYHVNLLLAGYDDTDGPGLYYMDYLSSLAKAPFAAHGYGAYLTLSILDRHYRPDLTRDEAVDLLKKCVEELNKRFIMNLPSFTVRLIDKEGIHDLEKITSGAK, from the exons ATGGAATATTTAATCGGGATACAGGGACCTGATTTTGTTCTCGTCGCAGCCGATAATGTTGCAGCCAGCAGCATTATTCAGATGAAACACG ATTATGACAAGATGTTCAAACTAAGTGAGAAGATTTTGCTGCTGTGTGTTGGAGAAGCGGGGGACACAGCACAGTTTGCAGAGTACATCCAGAAGAATGTTCAGCTCTACAAAATGAGGAACG GTTATGAACTCAGTccatcagcagcagcaaacTTCACACGAAAGAATCTCGCAGACTACCTTCGAAGCAGG ACTCCATATCATGTGAACTTGTTGCTGGCGGGCTACGATGACACAGACGGCCCCGGTCTCTACTATATGGACTACCTGTCTTCCCTGGCCAAGGCCCCCTTCGCAGCCCACGGCTACGGAGCCTACCTCACTCTCTCCATTCTTGACCGGCACTACAGACCAG ATCTGACCCGAGATGAGGCAGTGGATCTACTGAAGAAGTGCGTTGAGGAA CTGAACAAGCGCTTCATCATGAACCTTCCCTCCTTTACTGTCCGTTTGATTGACAAGGAGGGCATCCATGACCTGGAGAAGATCACCTCTGGCGCCAAGTGA
- the cdca5 gene encoding sororin yields MNKGTLQNIMAESNNLNGWQRRRSPRLTSPPQANVKPGNNMALASVAVKRSITVRKIAPRKTVAPSEHNKENTSRRSGSESSQKKKPNVSTPDPVTDRRSSSTAKKKQKAAVLSPILPSSPPPPPHPRQPAAEPEDAGWSQKVRRSYSRLSDKSFNSPESRETMFGFEKLTPDVVRRVERPKTGLEVSGPLCGLNSFTSLLEADDCGSSFAKPDPNIPGVALVKEKRRRKRVQQIGTTELDALAAQMNAEFEEAEEFELIVE; encoded by the coding sequence ATGAACAAAGGGACGCTTCAAAACATAATGGCGGAATCTAATAATCTTAACGGCTGGCAGAGACGACGTTCACCGCGGTTGACTTCTCCTCCTCAGGCTAACGTTAAACCTGGCAACAACATGGCGCTGGCCTCGGTCGCTGTTAAACGTTCCATCACGGTGAGAAAAATAGCACCCAGAAAAACAGTTGCACCGTCGGAGCACAACAAGGAGAACACATCCAGACGGTCGGGGTCGGAAAGCAGCCAAAAGAAGAAGCCGAACGTCTCCACGCCAGATCCTGTCACAGACCGAAGGAGCTCCTCCACTGCCAAGAAAAAGCAGAAGGCCGCTGTTCTCTCACCGATCCTCCCCTCATCACCGCCGCCCCCTCCTCATCCCCGACAGCCGGCAGCGGAGCCAGAGGACGCGGGCTGGTCCCAGAAAGTACGCCGCTCCTACAGCAGGCTCAGTGACAAGTCCTTCAACAGCCCCGAGTCCCGGGAGACCATGTTCGGCTTTGAGAAGCTGACCCCCGACGTGGTCCGCAGAGTCGAGCGGCCCAAGACAGGTCTGGAGGTTTCTGGACCCTTGTGTGGTTTGAACTCATTTACGTCTTTGCTTGAGGCGGATGACTGCGGTTCAAGTTTCGCCAAACCGGACCCAAACATCCCTGGGGTGGCCTTGgtgaaggagaagaggaggaggaagagggtcCAGCAGATAGGCACCACAGAGCTGGACGCACTGGCGGCCCAGATGAACGCAGAGTTTGAGGAGGCAGAGGAGTTTGAGTTGATCGTGGAGTAA
- the c19h1orf216 gene encoding UPF0500 protein C1orf216 homolog isoform X3 → MMLHHQDQPLNSAYGGKVGSNNGSSSSLRNRKCDKDGNFNFLPGKDNEAFMGNGGGDENQNQVRPRNLGPLGRDPPNSSSSSGYHHNSGVLSPRSRMPCWSPLEPLPEIENGDDGYGRVPPDGAEEGRMQEEDRRVMMSQNEEKQREKRELQKRKSSLGFRGMEKEEDKAELEDDDEWGDSDSEDEFSCRSGGSMSSFNMDSGGEGMLMGGWDRIGVGEPKSSHQENDPTRNGNREPTGKHKSFSHKSLTGSNLGNVLEEGAEEQDENDQSSDSDGEMPELMDAVWTLRDRERFKAQEMEKHQVQLTMYRRLALIRWVRTLQSRIQEQQNRLQSSFDVILTQRKELLRMGAAAAVANAAPPTAVSQS, encoded by the coding sequence ATGATGCTTCACCATCAGGACCAACCTCTGAACTCGGCCTATGGAGGCAAGGTAGGCTCCAACAATggctcctcctcctcgctgAGAAACAGGAAGTGTGACAAAGATGGCAACTTCAACTTCCTGCCAGGCAAAGATAACGAGGCCTTCATGGGCAACGGAGGAGGAGACGAGAACCAAAACCAGGTGCGCCCCCGCAACTTGGGCCCGCTGGGTCGCGACCCTCCTAactcctcctcatcttctggGTATCACCACAACTCAGGGGTCCTGTCACCGCGCTCCCGCATGCCCTGCTGGAGCCCCCTGGAGCCTCTGCCCGAAATTGAGAACGGGGATGACGGTTACGGCCGAGTGCCTCCCGATGGAGCGGAGGAAGGTAGGATGCAGGAAGAGGACAGAAGGGTGATGATGAGCCAGAATgaggagaagcagagagagaaaagggagctGCAAAAGAGGAAAAGCAGCTTGGGTTTCAGAGGaatggagaaagaggaagacaagGCGGAGCTGGAAGACGATGATGAATGGGGAGACAGCGACTCTGAGGATGAGTTCAGCTGCCGCTCCGGCGGCAGCATGTCCTCCTTCAACATGGACAGTGGAGGCGAAGGGATGCTCATGGGAGGCTGGGACCGGATTGGAGTCGGGGAACCAAAATCCAGCCACCAGGAAAATGACCCAACCAGAAACGGCAATAGAGAACCGACTGGGAAACACAAAAGCTTCAGTCACAAGTCGCTGACAGGAAGCAACCTGGGAAATGTTCTTGAGGAAGGAGCAGAAGAGCAAGACGAAAACGACCAGTCTTCAGACTCGGACGGCGAGATGCCAGAGCTGATGGATGCGGTGTGGACGCTGCGAGACCGCGAGCGCTTCAAGGCCCAGGAGATGGAGAAGCACCAGGTGCAGCTGACCATGTACCGCCGCCTGGCACTGATCCGCTGGGTCCGCACCCTGCAGAGCCGCATCCAGGAGCAGCAGAACCGCCTGCAGTCTAGCTTTGACGTCATCCTCACACAGAGGAAGGAGCTGCTGCGCATGGGCGCCGCTGCTGCCGTGGCCAACGCCGCGCCCCCTACTGCTGTCAGCCAGTcatga
- the c19h1orf216 gene encoding uncharacterized protein c19h1orf216 isoform X1, with the protein MQPLSAIGRLFCVFVRRPCKNGHLFAQIRNIHSAAGPFCEAQSRSMMLHHQDQPLNSAYGGKVGSNNGSSSSLRNRKCDKDGNFNFLPGKDNEAFMGNGGGDENQNQVRPRNLGPLGRDPPNSSSSSGYHHNSGVLSPRSRMPCWSPLEPLPEIENGDDGYGRVPPDGAEEGRMQEEDRRVMMSQNEEKQREKRELQKRKSSLGFRGMEKEEDKAELEDDDEWGDSDSEDEFSCRSGGSMSSFNMDSGGEGMLMGGWDRIGVGEPKSSHQENDPTRNGNREPTGKHKSFSHKSLTGSNLGNVLEEGAEEQDENDQSSDSDGEMPELMDAVWTLRDRERFKAQEMEKHQVQLTMYRRLALIRWVRTLQSRIQEQQNRLQSSFDVILTQRKELLRMGAAAAVANAAPPTAVSQS; encoded by the exons ATGCAGCCACTGAGCGCCATTGGCcgcctgttttgtgttttcgTCCGTCGTCCGTGTAAAAACGGGCATTTGTTTGCACAGATAAGAAACATCCACTCAGCAGCAGGACCGTTTTG TGAGGCTCAGTCAAGGTCAATGATGCTTCACCATCAGGACCAACCTCTGAACTCGGCCTATGGAGGCAAGGTAGGCTCCAACAATggctcctcctcctcgctgAGAAACAGGAAGTGTGACAAAGATGGCAACTTCAACTTCCTGCCAGGCAAAGATAACGAGGCCTTCATGGGCAACGGAGGAGGAGACGAGAACCAAAACCAGGTGCGCCCCCGCAACTTGGGCCCGCTGGGTCGCGACCCTCCTAactcctcctcatcttctggGTATCACCACAACTCAGGGGTCCTGTCACCGCGCTCCCGCATGCCCTGCTGGAGCCCCCTGGAGCCTCTGCCCGAAATTGAGAACGGGGATGACGGTTACGGCCGAGTGCCTCCCGATGGAGCGGAGGAAGGTAGGATGCAGGAAGAGGACAGAAGGGTGATGATGAGCCAGAATgaggagaagcagagagagaaaagggagctGCAAAAGAGGAAAAGCAGCTTGGGTTTCAGAGGaatggagaaagaggaagacaagGCGGAGCTGGAAGACGATGATGAATGGGGAGACAGCGACTCTGAGGATGAGTTCAGCTGCCGCTCCGGCGGCAGCATGTCCTCCTTCAACATGGACAGTGGAGGCGAAGGGATGCTCATGGGAGGCTGGGACCGGATTGGAGTCGGGGAACCAAAATCCAGCCACCAGGAAAATGACCCAACCAGAAACGGCAATAGAGAACCGACTGGGAAACACAAAAGCTTCAGTCACAAGTCGCTGACAGGAAGCAACCTGGGAAATGTTCTTGAGGAAGGAGCAGAAGAGCAAGACGAAAACGACCAGTCTTCAGACTCGGACGGCGAGATGCCAGAGCTGATGGATGCGGTGTGGACGCTGCGAGACCGCGAGCGCTTCAAGGCCCAGGAGATGGAGAAGCACCAGGTGCAGCTGACCATGTACCGCCGCCTGGCACTGATCCGCTGGGTCCGCACCCTGCAGAGCCGCATCCAGGAGCAGCAGAACCGCCTGCAGTCTAGCTTTGACGTCATCCTCACACAGAGGAAGGAGCTGCTGCGCATGGGCGCCGCTGCTGCCGTGGCCAACGCCGCGCCCCCTACTGCTGTCAGCCAGTcatga